One part of the Streptomyces lienomycini genome encodes these proteins:
- a CDS encoding response regulator has product MRVVLAEDLFLLRDGLVRLLEAHDFEIAAAVETGPELSRALAELEPDVAVVDVRLPPTLTDEGLQCALEARRNRPGMPVLVLSQHVEQLYASELLADGSGGVGYLLKDRVFDAEQFVDAVRRVAAGGTAMDPQVIQQLLSRRAAEDRPLERLTPRELEVLELMAQGRTNGAIAGKLVVTERAIAKHTANIFAKLSLEVSDDDNRRVLAVLAYLDRGR; this is encoded by the coding sequence TTGCGCGTTGTCCTAGCCGAAGACCTGTTCCTGCTGCGCGACGGACTGGTCCGGCTCCTGGAAGCCCACGACTTCGAGATCGCCGCTGCCGTCGAGACCGGCCCCGAGCTGTCCCGGGCCCTGGCCGAACTGGAGCCGGACGTCGCCGTGGTCGACGTCCGGCTGCCGCCCACGCTCACCGACGAGGGCCTGCAGTGCGCGCTCGAGGCCCGCCGCAACCGGCCCGGGATGCCGGTCCTGGTCCTCTCCCAGCACGTGGAGCAGTTGTACGCGAGTGAGCTGCTGGCCGACGGGAGCGGCGGGGTGGGGTACCTGCTCAAGGACCGGGTGTTCGACGCGGAGCAGTTCGTGGACGCCGTACGGCGGGTGGCGGCGGGCGGCACGGCGATGGATCCGCAGGTCATCCAGCAGCTGCTCAGCCGGCGCGCGGCGGAGGACCGGCCGCTGGAGCGGCTGACGCCCCGCGAACTGGAGGTGCTGGAGCTGATGGCGCAGGGCCGGACCAACGGAGCGATCGCGGGCAAGCTCGTCGTCACGGAGCGGGCGATCGCGAAGCACACGGCGAACATCTTCGCGAAGTTGAGCCTGGAGGTCTCGGACGACGACAACCGCCGTGTCCTGGCGGTTCTCGCCTACCTGGACCGCGGCCGCTGA
- a CDS encoding DUF1996 domain-containing protein has product MGRNTRKRRTPLATKIVAGAAALAVGGGGLVWANFHASAHEEHSGHDRTRSAAAQVATIDCPDVGQRIRDVPDRARGEVDGELATMDSQITDAYQRLATTRRAQAGDARFVQNTILGPLEDRRKALIDRIQLEINRAGGRADDTLDELAGCQGRPADRPQNGGGQNGGGQEDGGQGDGGQGDGGQNQDDNGNGVAGPVAEDFVDINDVEPNSRDSGNGLAANGDGGSTGTFTTDCGVNENNLFNSDNLIAAPGVDNGAHHTHDYVGNQDNDAFSSDEDLAAADTSCRNQADRSTYYWPVLRLQDGTQEFDAGDQGGGAEGNIGRILKPAEARITFVGSRQGDVVAMPKFLRVITGDAKSFTNGDANANTSWSCSGFEDRQVTDKYPLCPEGSQVLRTVNFQSCWDGRNIDSANHRDHMAFVQRDGSCPDGFQAVPQLQIRLAYDIPAPTVENGQVRNPYAVDSFPEQLHKPITDHNDFINVMDEKLMNKVVGCVNRGKDCQ; this is encoded by the coding sequence ATGGGACGCAACACGAGAAAACGCCGTACGCCGCTGGCCACCAAGATCGTTGCCGGGGCGGCGGCCCTGGCGGTCGGCGGGGGCGGGCTGGTCTGGGCCAACTTCCACGCCTCGGCGCACGAGGAGCATTCCGGCCACGACCGGACCCGGTCGGCCGCCGCGCAGGTGGCGACGATCGACTGTCCCGACGTCGGTCAGAGGATCCGTGACGTGCCGGACCGGGCGCGCGGGGAGGTCGACGGCGAACTGGCCACGATGGACAGCCAGATCACCGACGCCTACCAGCGGCTCGCCACCACACGGCGGGCGCAGGCGGGTGACGCGCGGTTCGTCCAGAACACCATTCTCGGCCCGCTCGAGGACCGGCGGAAGGCGCTCATCGACCGCATCCAGCTGGAGATCAACCGGGCCGGCGGCAGGGCCGACGACACCCTGGACGAGCTGGCCGGATGCCAGGGCCGCCCCGCGGACCGGCCGCAGAACGGCGGCGGTCAGAACGGCGGGGGCCAGGAGGACGGGGGCCAGGGCGACGGCGGTCAGGGCGACGGCGGTCAGAACCAGGACGACAACGGCAACGGTGTCGCGGGCCCGGTCGCCGAGGACTTCGTCGACATCAACGACGTCGAACCGAACTCCCGCGACAGCGGGAACGGTCTGGCCGCGAACGGCGACGGCGGTTCCACGGGCACCTTCACCACGGACTGCGGCGTCAACGAGAACAACCTGTTCAACAGCGACAACCTGATCGCCGCCCCGGGTGTCGACAACGGCGCGCACCACACGCACGACTACGTCGGCAACCAGGACAACGACGCCTTCTCCAGCGACGAGGACCTCGCCGCCGCGGACACCTCCTGCCGGAACCAGGCCGACAGGTCCACGTACTACTGGCCGGTGCTGCGCCTCCAGGACGGTACGCAGGAGTTCGACGCGGGCGACCAGGGCGGTGGCGCCGAGGGCAACATCGGCAGGATCCTCAAGCCGGCCGAGGCGCGGATCACGTTCGTCGGCAGCCGGCAGGGCGACGTGGTCGCGATGCCGAAGTTCCTGCGCGTCATCACCGGCGACGCCAAGTCCTTCACCAACGGCGACGCGAACGCCAACACCTCGTGGAGCTGCTCCGGCTTCGAGGACCGGCAGGTGACGGACAAGTACCCGCTGTGCCCCGAGGGCAGCCAGGTGCTGCGGACGGTCAACTTCCAGAGCTGCTGGGACGGCCGGAACATCGACAGCGCCAACCACCGGGACCACATGGCGTTCGTCCAGCGGGACGGCAGCTGCCCGGACGGCTTCCAGGCCGTCCCGCAGCTGCAGATCCGCCTCGCGTACGACATCCCCGCCCCGACCGTCGAGAACGGCCAGGTGCGGAACCCGTACGCCGTGGACAGCTTCCCGGAGCAGCTGCACAAGCCGATCACCGATCACAACGACTTCATCAACGTCATGGACGAGAAGCTGATGAACAAGGTGGTCGGCTGCGTCAACCGCGGCAAGGACTGCCAGTAG
- a CDS encoding tetratricopeptide repeat protein, producing the protein MDQDWEERVTAAWAAIDDYAEEGAADFRAAIDALADELPADSPLGLFERACAWDSTGHSDRAVPLYREALERGLSGASPYKGRRAKIQLSSSLRNTGHPEEGVKLLSPELVAPSDELNDAVRATLALCLSSMGRDREGLSLVLGALAPHLPRYQRSMANYARLLVEPEE; encoded by the coding sequence GTGGACCAGGACTGGGAAGAGCGCGTGACGGCCGCCTGGGCGGCGATCGACGACTACGCCGAGGAGGGTGCCGCCGACTTCCGCGCGGCGATCGACGCCCTCGCCGACGAGTTGCCGGCGGACAGCCCCCTCGGCCTGTTCGAGCGCGCCTGCGCCTGGGACTCCACCGGCCACTCCGACCGGGCGGTGCCGCTGTACCGCGAGGCCCTGGAACGCGGGCTGAGCGGGGCGAGCCCCTACAAGGGGCGCCGGGCGAAGATCCAGCTCTCCAGCTCCCTGCGCAACACCGGGCACCCGGAGGAGGGCGTGAAGCTGCTCTCACCCGAACTGGTGGCCCCCTCCGACGAGTTGAACGACGCGGTGCGGGCGACGCTCGCGCTGTGCCTGTCGAGCATGGGCCGCGACCGCGAGGGCCTGTCCCTGGTGCTCGGCGCCCTCGCACCCCATCTGCCGCGCTACCAGAGGTCGATGGCCAACTACGCGCGGCTGCTGGTGGAACCCGAGGAGTAG
- a CDS encoding TetR/AcrR family transcriptional regulator, producing MTTGARRRMGVEERRQQLIGVALDLFSRRSPDEVSIDEIASAAGISRPLVYHYFPGKLSLYEAALQRASDDLAARFAEPREGPLGARLLRVMVRYFDFVDEHGPGFSALMRGGPAVGSSTTNALVDSVRQAAYVQILSHLDVTDAPVRLELVVRSWISLAESTALIWLDGRRIPRAELAAQLVQDFGALVAVSAAHDEEMGALMRRVLADEPADGPFADLVDRLLTLTAR from the coding sequence ATGACTACCGGGGCACGCCGCAGAATGGGCGTCGAGGAGCGGCGGCAGCAGTTGATCGGCGTCGCGCTCGATCTGTTCAGCCGTCGCTCGCCCGACGAGGTGTCCATCGACGAGATAGCGTCGGCGGCGGGCATCTCGCGTCCGCTGGTCTATCACTACTTCCCCGGCAAACTCAGCCTGTACGAGGCCGCGTTGCAGCGCGCCTCGGACGATCTGGCGGCCCGGTTCGCGGAGCCGCGCGAGGGCCCGCTGGGGGCGCGGCTGCTGCGGGTCATGGTCCGCTACTTCGACTTCGTCGACGAGCACGGCCCGGGTTTCTCGGCCCTGATGCGCGGCGGGCCGGCCGTCGGCTCCTCCACGACCAACGCGCTGGTGGACTCCGTGCGGCAGGCCGCGTATGTCCAGATCCTTTCGCATCTGGACGTCACCGACGCGCCCGTCCGCCTGGAACTGGTCGTCCGCTCCTGGATCTCGCTCGCCGAGTCGACGGCGCTGATCTGGCTGGACGGGCGCCGCATCCCGCGCGCCGAACTGGCGGCGCAGCTCGTGCAGGACTTCGGCGCGCTGGTGGCGGTGAGCGCCGCCCACGACGAGGAGATGGGCGCCCTGATGCGCCGCGTCCTCGCGGACGAACCCGCCGACGGCCCCTTCGCGGACCTGGTGGACCGGCTGCTCACGCTGACGGCCCGGTGA
- a CDS encoding 5-carboxymethyl-2-hydroxymuconate Delta-isomerase produces MPQISVERSPYLDDVDWEEFALALHPVVVETAAARLEACKTRVTRTEDEVVGAELERHAIVNVSIALLAGRDDATKTRLTEAVVELLREHVPPRDGLRLHLSAEVRDLDPSYRKYESQ; encoded by the coding sequence ATGCCGCAGATCAGTGTCGAGCGTTCCCCCTATCTCGACGACGTCGACTGGGAGGAGTTCGCGCTCGCCCTGCACCCGGTGGTCGTCGAGACGGCCGCCGCACGGCTGGAGGCGTGCAAGACCAGGGTGACGCGCACCGAGGACGAGGTCGTCGGCGCGGAACTCGAGCGGCACGCCATCGTCAACGTCTCGATCGCCCTGCTCGCCGGACGCGACGACGCGACCAAGACCCGGCTCACCGAGGCCGTGGTGGAACTCCTGCGCGAGCACGTGCCCCCCAGGGACGGCCTCCGGCTGCACCTGTCGGCCGAGGTCCGCGACCTGGACCCGTCGTACCGGAAGTACGAGAGCCAGTAG
- the pulA gene encoding pullulanase-type alpha-1,6-glucosidase, which translates to MIPRWPVPVARRTARVRRVAAVTVTALAAALLPPLAARADAPPAPPSDAKLAKTAARHDLTREQFYFVLPDRFANGDTRNDKGGLTGTRLTTGYDPTDKGFYQGGDLKGLTEKLDYIKGLGTTSIWMAPLFKNQPVQGTGKDASAGYHGYWITDFTQVDPHFGTNQDLKNLISKAHAKGMKVFFDVITNHTADVVDYEEKSYDYLSKGAFPYLTKDGKPFDDADYADGERRFPRVDAGSFPRTPVVPAAKKNLKVPSWLNDPAMYHNRGDSTWAGESATYGDFNGLDDLWTERPEVVDGMEKIYQRWVKDFAIDGFRIDTVKHVDMEFWTQWATALDAYAAKKGRDDFFMFGEVYSADTSVTAPYVTQGRLDSTLDFPFQDAARAYASQGGSARKLASVFGDDYKYTTDKANAYEQVTFLGNHDMGRIGTFLKQDDPEATDAELLKKDKLANELMFLSRGNPVIYYGDEQGFTGAGGDKDARQPMFASRTADYLDDDQLGTDRTHAEAAYDPSAPLYRQISALAELRKANPALADGVQTERYAADGAGIYAFSRTDAKTGTEYVVAFNNADAARTATFATGSADMAFRGLYGTDATVTSGADTKVTVTVPAGSAVVLKAAGRLARPVAKPTITLHAPDPGATGTVELSADVAGGRLNRVVFAAQTGNGKWRTLGTADHAPYKVTQAVDADTPPGTALRYKAVVVDSAGRTASATAASTTGTPPAEEVPTAASRDYAVVHYKRADGNYDDWGLYAWGDLADGEATTWPDTHPFTGRDAYGAFAYVKLKPGASNVGFLVIDKGGNKDVAADRTIDVTATGEVWIEQGKEQVATERPEYPAQDTTKAVLHYKRADGTYDGWGLHVWGDAANPTDWAKPLQPVGTDPYGAVFEVPLTEGASSLSYIVHQGDEKDLPTDQALDLKADGHEVWLLSGQEDYLLPQPAGSAAAVDLTTSKAVWIDRNTVAWNGSEGAASTQLLASRTGSIAAADGRLTGDDQQWLRLTKSALTDAQKAKFPHLEEYTAWSVDPRDRDRVREALRGQVVAAQRTATGALLAATGVQTAGALDDLYADRATGADLGPVFHHGRPTLSVWAPTAQDVRLEIGDRTVRMRRDDATGVWSVTGPKSWKGKSYRYAVKVWAPTAGEVVTNKVTDPYSLALTTDSERSLVVDLDDRSLAPRGWEHYRKPEAVPLRDAQIQELHIRDFSVADPTADADHRGTYLAFTDEKSDGSKHLRELAEAGTSYVHLLPAFDIATIPEKKSEQTTPDCDLASYPADSEKQQECVTKAAAKDAFNWGYDPYHYTVPEGSYATDPDGTERTVEFRKMVKALNDDGLRVVMDVVYNHTAASGQAKTSVLDRIVPGYYQRLLADGSVANSTCCSNTATENAMMGKLVVDSVVTWAKEYKVDGFRFDLMGHHPKANILAVRKALDALTLKKDGVDGKKVILYGEGWNFGEVADDARFVQATQKNMAGTGIATFSDRARDAVRGGGPFDEDPGVQGFASGLYTDPNGSENNGTEAEQKARLLHYQDLIKVGLTGSLADYAFTDTDGKEVKGSEVDYNGAPAGYAAAPGDALAYADAHDNESLFDALTFKLPKDTSADDRARMQVLAMATAALSQGPALSQAGTDLLRSKSLDRNSYDSGDWFNALHWNCADGNGFGRGLPPAADNQDKWPYAKPLLSDVQVGCPQINGASAAYQDLLKIRTSEKDFSLTTAGQVQSRLSFPLSGKEETPGVITMRLGDLVVVFNATPQEQRQRVTDAAGTGYRLHPVQASGADGAVKKAAYADETGTFTVPARTVAVFTRAG; encoded by the coding sequence GTGATACCGAGATGGCCGGTGCCTGTCGCGCGCCGTACCGCACGAGTGAGACGGGTCGCGGCCGTCACCGTGACCGCGCTCGCCGCCGCCCTGCTTCCCCCGCTCGCCGCGCGGGCCGACGCCCCGCCCGCGCCCCCGTCCGACGCGAAGCTGGCGAAGACCGCCGCACGCCACGACCTGACCCGCGAGCAGTTCTACTTCGTCCTGCCGGACCGTTTCGCCAACGGCGACACGCGCAACGACAAGGGCGGCCTGACCGGCACCCGGCTCACCACCGGCTACGACCCCACCGACAAGGGCTTCTACCAGGGCGGCGACCTCAAGGGCCTCACCGAGAAGCTCGACTACATCAAGGGCCTGGGCACCACCTCCATCTGGATGGCGCCCCTCTTCAAGAACCAGCCCGTCCAGGGCACCGGCAAGGACGCCTCGGCCGGCTACCACGGCTACTGGATCACCGACTTCACCCAGGTCGACCCGCACTTCGGCACCAACCAGGACCTGAAGAACCTCATCTCCAAGGCCCACGCCAAGGGCATGAAGGTCTTCTTCGACGTCATCACCAACCACACCGCGGACGTCGTCGACTACGAGGAGAAGTCCTACGACTACCTCTCCAAGGGCGCCTTCCCCTACCTGACCAAGGACGGAAAGCCCTTCGACGACGCGGACTACGCGGACGGCGAGCGCCGCTTCCCGCGCGTGGACGCCGGCTCCTTCCCGCGCACCCCGGTCGTCCCGGCCGCGAAGAAGAACCTCAAGGTCCCGTCCTGGCTCAACGACCCCGCGATGTACCACAACCGGGGCGACTCCACCTGGGCCGGCGAGTCGGCCACCTACGGCGACTTCAACGGCCTCGACGACCTGTGGACCGAACGTCCCGAGGTCGTCGACGGCATGGAGAAGATCTACCAGCGGTGGGTGAAGGACTTCGCCATCGACGGCTTCCGGATCGACACCGTGAAGCACGTCGACATGGAGTTCTGGACCCAGTGGGCGACCGCGCTGGACGCCTACGCCGCCAAGAAGGGCCGCGACGACTTCTTCATGTTCGGCGAGGTCTACTCCGCCGACACCTCCGTCACCGCGCCCTACGTCACCCAGGGCCGCCTGGACTCCACCCTGGACTTCCCCTTCCAGGACGCGGCCCGCGCGTACGCCTCCCAGGGCGGCAGCGCCCGGAAGCTCGCCTCGGTCTTCGGCGACGACTACAAGTACACGACCGACAAGGCCAACGCCTACGAGCAGGTCACCTTCCTCGGCAACCACGACATGGGCCGCATCGGCACCTTCCTCAAGCAGGACGACCCCGAGGCCACCGACGCCGAACTGCTGAAGAAGGACAAGCTCGCCAACGAGCTGATGTTCCTCAGCCGCGGCAACCCGGTGATCTACTACGGCGACGAGCAGGGCTTCACCGGCGCCGGCGGTGACAAGGACGCCCGCCAGCCGATGTTCGCCTCCCGCACAGCCGACTACCTCGACGACGACCAGCTCGGCACCGACCGCACCCACGCCGAGGCCGCCTACGACCCGAGCGCCCCGCTCTACCGGCAGATCAGCGCCCTCGCCGAGCTGCGCAAGGCCAACCCGGCCCTCGCCGACGGCGTCCAGACCGAGCGCTACGCCGCCGACGGCGCCGGGATCTACGCCTTCTCCCGCACCGACGCGAAGACCGGCACCGAGTACGTCGTCGCCTTCAACAACGCCGACGCGGCCAGGACCGCCACCTTCGCCACCGGCTCGGCGGACATGGCCTTCCGCGGCCTCTACGGCACCGACGCCACCGTGACGTCGGGCGCCGACACCAAGGTCACCGTCACCGTTCCGGCCGGGTCGGCCGTCGTCCTCAAGGCCGCGGGCAGGCTCGCCCGGCCCGTCGCCAAGCCGACGATCACCCTGCACGCCCCGGACCCCGGCGCCACCGGCACCGTCGAGCTGAGCGCCGACGTCGCGGGCGGCCGGCTCAACCGCGTCGTCTTCGCCGCCCAGACCGGGAACGGGAAGTGGCGCACCCTCGGCACCGCCGACCACGCCCCCTACAAGGTCACCCAGGCCGTCGACGCGGACACCCCGCCCGGCACCGCCCTGCGCTACAAGGCGGTCGTCGTCGACTCGGCGGGCCGCACCGCGAGCGCCACGGCCGCCTCCACCACCGGCACCCCGCCCGCCGAGGAGGTCCCCACCGCCGCCTCCCGGGACTACGCGGTCGTCCACTACAAGCGCGCGGACGGGAACTACGACGACTGGGGCCTGTACGCCTGGGGCGACCTCGCCGACGGCGAGGCGACCACCTGGCCCGACACCCACCCCTTCACCGGCCGCGACGCCTACGGCGCCTTCGCCTACGTCAAGCTCAAGCCGGGCGCGTCGAACGTCGGCTTCCTCGTCATCGACAAGGGCGGCAACAAGGACGTCGCCGCCGACCGCACCATCGACGTCACCGCAACCGGCGAGGTGTGGATCGAGCAGGGCAAGGAGCAGGTCGCCACGGAGCGGCCCGAGTACCCCGCCCAGGACACCACCAAGGCCGTACTGCACTACAAGCGCGCCGACGGCACCTACGACGGCTGGGGCCTGCACGTCTGGGGCGACGCCGCGAACCCCACCGACTGGGCCAAGCCGCTCCAGCCGGTCGGGACCGACCCCTACGGCGCGGTCTTCGAGGTGCCCCTCACCGAGGGCGCGAGCAGCCTCAGCTACATCGTCCACCAGGGCGACGAGAAGGACCTGCCCACCGACCAGGCCCTCGACCTCAAGGCCGACGGCCACGAGGTGTGGCTGCTGAGCGGCCAGGAGGACTACCTGCTGCCGCAGCCCGCGGGCTCGGCCGCGGCCGTCGACCTCACCACCTCCAAGGCGGTCTGGATCGACCGGAACACCGTCGCCTGGAACGGCTCGGAAGGCGCCGCCTCCACCCAGCTGCTCGCCTCCCGCACCGGCTCCATCGCCGCCGCGGACGGCCGGCTCACCGGCGACGACCAGCAGTGGCTCCGCCTCACGAAGAGCGCCCTCACCGACGCCCAGAAGGCGAAGTTCCCGCACCTGGAGGAGTACACCGCCTGGTCCGTCGACCCGCGCGACCGCGACCGGGTCCGCGAGGCCCTGCGCGGCCAGGTCGTCGCCGCCCAGCGCACCGCCACCGGCGCCCTGCTCGCGGCGACGGGCGTACAGACCGCCGGGGCCCTGGACGACCTGTACGCGGACCGGGCGACCGGGGCCGATCTCGGCCCGGTCTTCCACCACGGCCGGCCCACCCTCTCCGTGTGGGCGCCGACAGCACAGGACGTCCGGCTGGAGATCGGCGACCGCACCGTGCGGATGCGGCGCGACGACGCCACCGGCGTCTGGTCCGTCACCGGCCCCAAGTCCTGGAAGGGCAAGTCCTACCGGTACGCGGTGAAGGTCTGGGCACCCACCGCGGGCGAGGTCGTCACCAACAAGGTCACCGACCCGTACTCCCTCGCCCTGACCACCGACTCCGAGCGCAGCCTCGTCGTCGACCTGGACGACCGCTCCCTCGCCCCCCGCGGCTGGGAGCACTACCGCAAGCCCGAGGCCGTCCCGCTGCGGGACGCGCAGATCCAGGAGCTGCACATCCGCGACTTCTCCGTCGCCGACCCGACCGCCGACGCGGACCACCGGGGCACCTACCTCGCCTTCACCGACGAGAAGAGCGACGGCTCGAAGCACCTGCGCGAGCTGGCCGAGGCCGGTACGTCCTACGTGCACCTGCTGCCCGCCTTCGACATCGCCACCATCCCCGAGAAGAAGTCCGAGCAGACCACGCCCGACTGCGACCTCGCCTCCTACCCGGCCGACTCCGAGAAGCAGCAGGAGTGCGTGACCAAGGCCGCCGCCAAGGACGCCTTCAACTGGGGCTACGACCCGTACCACTACACGGTCCCCGAGGGCTCCTACGCCACCGACCCGGACGGCACCGAGCGCACCGTCGAGTTCCGCAAGATGGTCAAGGCCCTCAACGACGACGGCCTGCGCGTCGTCATGGACGTCGTCTACAACCACACGGCCGCGAGCGGACAGGCGAAGACCAGCGTCCTCGACCGGATCGTGCCCGGCTACTACCAGCGGCTGCTCGCCGACGGCTCGGTCGCCAACAGCACCTGCTGCTCGAACACCGCCACCGAGAACGCCATGATGGGCAAGCTCGTCGTCGACTCGGTCGTCACCTGGGCCAAGGAGTACAAGGTCGACGGCTTCCGCTTCGACCTCATGGGCCACCACCCGAAGGCCAACATCCTCGCGGTCAGGAAGGCCCTGGACGCGCTGACCCTCAAGAAGGACGGCGTCGACGGCAAGAAGGTCATCCTGTACGGCGAGGGGTGGAACTTCGGCGAGGTCGCCGACGACGCCCGCTTCGTGCAGGCCACCCAGAAGAACATGGCCGGCACCGGCATCGCCACCTTCTCCGACCGGGCCCGCGACGCCGTACGCGGCGGCGGCCCCTTCGACGAGGACCCCGGCGTCCAGGGCTTCGCCTCCGGCCTCTACACCGACCCCAACGGCTCGGAGAACAACGGCACCGAGGCAGAGCAGAAGGCCCGCCTGCTGCACTACCAGGACCTGATCAAGGTCGGGCTGACCGGCAGCCTCGCCGACTACGCCTTCACCGACACCGACGGCAAGGAGGTCAAGGGCTCCGAGGTCGACTACAACGGCGCACCCGCCGGATACGCGGCGGCACCCGGCGACGCCCTCGCCTACGCCGACGCGCACGACAACGAGTCCCTCTTCGACGCGCTGACCTTCAAGCTGCCGAAGGACACCTCCGCCGACGACCGGGCCCGCATGCAGGTCCTCGCCATGGCGACCGCCGCCCTCTCGCAGGGCCCGGCGCTCTCCCAGGCGGGCACCGACCTGCTGCGCTCCAAGTCACTGGACCGCAACTCCTACGACAGCGGCGACTGGTTCAACGCCCTGCACTGGAACTGCGCCGACGGCAACGGCTTCGGCCGGGGGCTGCCACCGGCCGCGGACAACCAGGACAAGTGGCCGTACGCCAAGCCCCTGCTGAGCGACGTCCAGGTCGGCTGCCCGCAGATCAACGGCGCCTCGGCCGCCTACCAGGACCTGCTGAAAATCCGTACGAGCGAGAAGGACTTCTCCCTCACGACGGCCGGCCAGGTGCAGTCCCGGCTCTCCTTCCCGCTCTCCGGCAAGGAGGAGACACCCGGCGTGATCACCATGCGCCTCGGTGACCTGGTCGTGGTCTTCAACGCGACCCCGCAGGAGCAGCGGCAGCGGGTGACCGACGCGGCCGGAACCGGCTACCGGCTGCACCCGGTGCAGGCGTCCGGAGCGGACGGGGCTGTGAAGAAGGCGGCCTACGCGGACGAAACGGGCACCTTCACGGTGCCGGCCCGCACGGTGGCGGTCTTCACCCGCGCCGGCTAG
- a CDS encoding FadR/GntR family transcriptional regulator: MSVEWQPVRQSRTHELVLQSIEERVLAGELKAGDRLPPERELAPVLGVSRSALREALRVLETIGVLVAQAGRGPDAGARIVRNPDDALGRLLRLHFALGSYGLEDVLEARVVLERSSFEAAAEHASAEDLDEAAALVARMGEPGVDVPEFNDLDTRFHVQIARGSGNQLTSTLTSAVRESVRPLILRALEAAEDWPATAAALNAEHAELLRLVRAGEGGKAADLAEKHIRGFHGTLVSG, translated from the coding sequence ATGTCCGTCGAGTGGCAGCCCGTGCGGCAGTCCCGCACGCACGAACTCGTGCTCCAGAGCATCGAGGAACGCGTGCTGGCCGGGGAGTTGAAGGCCGGGGACCGGCTGCCGCCGGAGCGCGAGCTGGCACCGGTCCTGGGTGTCAGCCGGTCCGCGCTGCGCGAGGCGCTGCGGGTGCTGGAGACCATCGGGGTGCTGGTCGCGCAGGCGGGCCGCGGACCGGACGCCGGTGCGCGGATCGTGCGCAACCCCGACGACGCGCTCGGCCGGCTGCTGCGCCTGCACTTCGCGCTGGGGAGCTACGGCCTGGAGGACGTGCTGGAGGCCCGCGTGGTGCTGGAGCGCTCGAGTTTCGAGGCCGCCGCGGAGCATGCCTCGGCGGAGGACCTCGACGAGGCGGCGGCACTCGTCGCGAGGATGGGTGAACCGGGCGTGGACGTGCCCGAGTTCAACGACCTCGACACCCGCTTCCACGTGCAGATCGCCCGCGGCTCCGGCAACCAGCTCACCTCCACCCTCACCTCGGCCGTGCGCGAGTCGGTGCGCCCGCTGATCCTGCGGGCCCTGGAGGCCGCCGAGGACTGGCCGGCCACGGCTGCGGCGCTCAACGCCGAGCACGCCGAACTGCTGCGACTGGTGCGCGCGGGCGAGGGCGGGAAGGCCGCCGACCTGGCCGAGAAGCACATCCGCGGCTTCCACGGCACCCTGGTCAGCGGCTAG